A segment of the Chlorogloeopsis sp. ULAP01 genome:
CAATTAAGTTTGATAATGGTGATTTATGGTTTTTGCGGCTTGGGGTTAATTCTTGCTTCTGGCGGAACTTGGTCATTAAATCGCATTGCCTACGGAATTGTATCATTAAGCATCGCCTTGGGTGTATTGTTATCTCGCCAGCCTCGTTGGGGATATTTAACTCTGTGCTTCTTCGCAATTTTACTTGCTAGTTTCTCTGTCAGATTTGCCCAAGAACTCTGGGTAGGATAGGCAAGTTTATCATGTCCGTTTAAAGACTTATCATTTAGGTTGACGCGGAGAAAAGGAGACGCAAAGATGCGGAGAAATTTTGATGATAACTGAAGTCAAAAGAAGATTGTTGCTTGTAACTGAGGGTGAAAAAACAACTAATTAAGCTTGGCAGTATTGGTTGGATGATTGGCGTGAGTACCTTATTTCTATTAGGGTGCAGCAGTTTACGGCACGAACTGTTTCAATCATCTGCCTGGGATCTAGGAATTTTCGATCAGGCGATTTACTTAATTAGCCAAGGACAGTCTCCAATCTCTTCATTTTTAGGATTTCACATTCTTGGAGATCATGCTGCAATCGTTCTTTATCCACTGGCTTTGCTTTATAAAATTTACCCTACAGTTTATTGGTTATTAATTGTACAGGCTATTGCTCTAACATTAGGTGCGCTGTTTATCAATTATCTTGCCCGTCAAGCTGGATTAAACACGCGTCAAGCAACAACTATGGCAGCAGCTTACCTGTTATATCCATTGGTATTTAACATTAATCTGTATGATTTTCACCCAGAAGTCATAGCTCTACCTGCACTGTTAGGAGCAATTTTAGCTGCTCGTCTGAAAAAGATTAGCTGGTTTTGTTTCAGTATTATGTTGGTGTTGGGATGTAAAGCGGTATTATCTCTGACAGTGTCAGCGATGGGATTTTGGCTGCTGGTATTTGAGAAAAGGCGATTATGTGGTGCGATCGCTCTTTTGAGTGGCATCGTTTGGTTTTTGATCGCAACTAAAGCAATCATCCCATTTTTTGGTGGCGAAGCCGCTTCAGTAGCACGTCACCTCTCACGCTACAGCCATTTCGGCAACTCTTTCATTGACATCGCTCAAAACCTACTCCTCCAACCCAATTTGGTACTGGGAAAAATCTTTTCCTTCGCGACTCTAGAATATTTAGCTTTGCTGATTGCGCCAGTCTTGTGGGGAATCTCACCTAGATATCTTTTGCCGTTGGTAGGCGCTACTCCCACATTGGCTTTAAATATTCTCGCTAATGCCACTCAACAGAGAAATTTAGTCCATCAATATTCTCTACCAATCCTACCTTTTCTCTTTGTTGCTGTGATTCAAACCTTTGCCAATCGGTGTGCTTGGATACAAAAACCACGCATAATCCTCCTTTATTCTTTAGTAGCTTTTTTAGCTCTGGGCAAATACGGCTACTTCTGGACAATTTATCTAGATTCTTTGGATACTTGGCAAGCAACACGGGAAGCGATCGCTCTAGTTCAAACCAAAGGAGGTGTTTATACAACTGCTGAAATCGCACCTCACTTAACTCATCGTCCACTGATCGAATTTACAGATGCCAATTCACCACCAGCAGATTTAACAAAATTTGAATACATTCTCTTAAATGTTCGCCATCCAGGCTGGTTGAGTAATCGAGATTTTGCAACCAATTTGGTTAATCAACTCAAACACACACAAGTATTTCAACTTAACTACCAGCATGATGACGTTTATTTATTTGTCAAAAACTCTTCTGGTGAAAAGAGCGAGAAGTTAATTTAACAAGAAGCAGCGAGGAACCCCTCCATATAGCAATACAGTTCAGTTAAGGCTAAAACTCTTTGTTAAAGTTAATTTTTTAACGAACCACAAAGGACACATTAGACGCGGAGCGGTGAGGGGGGTCGCAGTCTTGGCGTTTCCCGTCACGATTGCGAACCCCCGAACCTGAAAGGCTTCCCGTAAGGGTAGGACGCAAAGAGAAGAAAAAATGCTTAACTAAACCGTATTGCTCCATATAGTAGTCTGTCAAGGTGATTTTGATGGATAAACCAATTTTTGATTTTCTTCTTTTTCTCTTTCTACCCTGCGGGTAGACACGTAGACGGACGTAGTCCGGCTTCTCGTAGAGTAGTGGCTTCTGTAGACGGGCTTTGCCCGGCTTCCCGTAGGGTAAGTAGCCGCTTGCGCGTCTATGCGGTTCGTTCCTTTATCTCTCAATTCAAACTTGACATAGTAATATTCCCCAGTCCCCATTTTTCCTGAAAACAGAAGATGCGAAGATATGGAGGTACTCATAATGATTGTTACAGCTAAGGGTGATAAAACAATTTTTTAAGCTTGGCACTGTCGGTTGGATGATTGCCATTAGTGCTTTATTGTTTTTTGTGTGCAGCAGCACGCGCCATATATTATTTCAGTCGGGAGCTCTCGATCTGGGGATCTACGATCAGGTAGTCTATTTAATCAGTCAAGGAAAGCCACATATCTCTTCTTTTTTAGGCTTTCATCATCTGGGCAACCACGCAGCCTGGGCAGTCTATCCCTTAGCTCTACTCTATAAAATTTACCCAAGTGCTTACTGGTTATTAGCTGTGCAAGCTATTTCTCTGGCGTTGGGTGCTTTACCTACCTATTATCTTGCCCTTCAAGCAGGATTAAAGGAAAGCCAGGCAATAGCAATGGCAGGTGTTTACCTGCTGTATCCGCTAGTTTTTAATGTCAATTTGTTTGAGTTTCACCCAGAAGTAATGGCAGTTCCCGTTTTTTTGGGGGTAGTTTTGGCAGCACGGCAAAACCAAGCTACTTTGTTTTGTTTAGGCATTATCTTTATTTTGGGTTGTAAAGCTGTGTTATCACTAACAGTGGCGGCAATGGGTTTGTGGCTGTTAGTGTTTGAAAAAAAGCGTTTTTATGGAATATTTGCCATTATTGCTGGAATCAGCTGGTTTTTGATAGCAAGCCAAGTTATTATTCCCTTTTTTAGTAATAATGAGGCAGCAGCAGTAGCACGTTACAGCTATTTGGGGGATTCTGTTTTAGAGATTGCTATTAATTTAGTTATTAAACCAGAGCTAATTTTGGGGAGGGTATTTTCACTCAAAACACTAGAATATCTGGCGCTTTTAGTTACACCACTAATTTGGGGATTGACACCACAACATCTAACTCCTTTAGTGGGTGCAATGCCGGCATTGGTTTTAAATATTCTTTCTGACAAGCCAGAACAACGCGATTTAATTCACCAGTATTCTCTGCCAATACTGCCTTTTTTGATTATCGCTGTAATTGCCAGTCTAGCCAATGACAAAGCATGGTTACGTACCAGAAGGGCAATTCTTTTATGGGCGCTTGTAGGTTTTATTGTTTTAGCAAAGTATGGCTATTTTTGGTCGCGATATTTAAGAAGTGTTGATAACTGGCAAGCAACACGGCAAGCGATCGCCCAAGTTCAATCCTCAGGTGCTGTTTTAACTACCCATAGCATTGCGCCTCATTTAAGTCACCGTCAGACAATCCATTTTGTGGATGACATTAGTGGCTTACCTGAAGACATCAATCAATACGACTATATATTGCTCAATGTACGTCACCCAGATGGCACTCGTAACCCGGCGTTTGCTGCTAATTTTGTTAACCAACTTCAAAATAATCAATTATTTCAACTGCGCTACCAACGCGATCAAGTCTACTTATTTATCAAAAATCCTTCTCTCAACTAAGATGAATATTGTTTTGTCTTACAGTTATATATCTTCTGCCATCAATTCTTTTACTTCTGGTCAACTAAAAAACTGAAAATTCACTATCCACAATCTGCATAAGTATGAATATGACCAGATTAAAAAACTTTATAAATCAACTTATTATTATACTTCTCTTTGTTGGCTTTGTACTCACCATTAGATTTCAACCGATTTCGCAAACATTTGAATTTGATTATGATGAGGGTTTTAATTTAATTAAAACCTTTCTTTACTCACAGGGCTTTTCTCTATATACGCAAATTTGGAATGATCAACCACCTCTTTTTACTGTTTTATTATCACATTGGTTAAACTTGTTTGGTTACTCAATCTTTGCTGCTCGTTTATTAATACTTTTATTTTCAGCACTATTAATATATTGTTTTTACAATCTCATCAGTAGTGAATTAGGAAAAATA
Coding sequences within it:
- a CDS encoding DUF2079 domain-containing protein, with protein sequence MIKQFFKLGTVGWMIAISALLFFVCSSTRHILFQSGALDLGIYDQVVYLISQGKPHISSFLGFHHLGNHAAWAVYPLALLYKIYPSAYWLLAVQAISLALGALPTYYLALQAGLKESQAIAMAGVYLLYPLVFNVNLFEFHPEVMAVPVFLGVVLAARQNQATLFCLGIIFILGCKAVLSLTVAAMGLWLLVFEKKRFYGIFAIIAGISWFLIASQVIIPFFSNNEAAAVARYSYLGDSVLEIAINLVIKPELILGRVFSLKTLEYLALLVTPLIWGLTPQHLTPLVGAMPALVLNILSDKPEQRDLIHQYSLPILPFLIIAVIASLANDKAWLRTRRAILLWALVGFIVLAKYGYFWSRYLRSVDNWQATRQAIAQVQSSGAVLTTHSIAPHLSHRQTIHFVDDISGLPEDINQYDYILLNVRHPDGTRNPAFAANFVNQLQNNQLFQLRYQRDQVYLFIKNPSLN
- a CDS encoding DUF2079 domain-containing protein codes for the protein MIGVSTLFLLGCSSLRHELFQSSAWDLGIFDQAIYLISQGQSPISSFLGFHILGDHAAIVLYPLALLYKIYPTVYWLLIVQAIALTLGALFINYLARQAGLNTRQATTMAAAYLLYPLVFNINLYDFHPEVIALPALLGAILAARLKKISWFCFSIMLVLGCKAVLSLTVSAMGFWLLVFEKRRLCGAIALLSGIVWFLIATKAIIPFFGGEAASVARHLSRYSHFGNSFIDIAQNLLLQPNLVLGKIFSFATLEYLALLIAPVLWGISPRYLLPLVGATPTLALNILANATQQRNLVHQYSLPILPFLFVAVIQTFANRCAWIQKPRIILLYSLVAFLALGKYGYFWTIYLDSLDTWQATREAIALVQTKGGVYTTAEIAPHLTHRPLIEFTDANSPPADLTKFEYILLNVRHPGWLSNRDFATNLVNQLKHTQVFQLNYQHDDVYLFVKNSSGEKSEKLI